The Silvibacterium dinghuense DNA segment TATCGCGAAATCCTCGCCCGCAAGGATGTGGACGCAGTGCTCATCGCCACGCCCGATCACTGGCACAAGCAGGCAGCGGTCGATAGCATGAAGGCTGGCAAGGATGTGTATCTTGAGAAACCGATGATCCACGTCTATCCCGACGGCCCGGAGATCATCGCCACCGCGAAGTCGACCAACCGCATCCTGCAGGTGGGCAGCCAGCGCGTCAGTTCTATCGTCTATGCCAAGGCCAAGGAGCTGCTTGAGTCGGGCGCCATCGGGAAACTCAACCTCGTCACCGCGCGCTGGGACCGCAACTCCTCACTGGGCGCATGGAACTACTCCATCCCACTCGACGCCTCGACCGAGACCTGCGACTGGCCGCGCTTCCTTGGCACGGCGCCAAAAATTCCATGGAACGCCGAGCGCTTCTTCCAGTGGCGTAAATGGAAGGACTATGGCTCGGGCGTGGCCGGCGATCTCTTTGTGCATCTCTTCAGCGGCACGCACTTCATCACCGGCGCGCACGGTCCCACCCGCGCCATGGCCACCGGCGGCCTGCGCTACTGGAAGGACGGCCGCGACGCAGACGATGTGCTCCTCGCGCTCTTCGACTACCCACAGGATTTCAACCTCAGCCTGCACGTCAACTTTGTCGATGGCGGCGAGGAGAGCGAGGGCTTTCTCTTTACCGGCTCCGAGGGCCAGATGGAGATCGACGGTAGCACCCAGACGGTCACCGTCCACCGCGTGCCTCCGGCAAAAGAGCCCGGCTACACCGTCTCCACCTTCGCCGACTCCATGCAGAAGGCATACATCGAACAGTACCGGCAGAAATATCCGC contains these protein-coding regions:
- a CDS encoding Gfo/Idh/MocA family protein, which codes for MIDRRTFLRAAAKTTLLTGASAGFPYLLEQTAVGQSTPVSANDHIQLALIGAGIQGQGDTRTAIQVPGVKLVAVADCYDGRLTHAKELWGANIFTTRDYREILARKDVDAVLIATPDHWHKQAAVDSMKAGKDVYLEKPMIHVYPDGPEIIATAKSTNRILQVGSQRVSSIVYAKAKELLESGAIGKLNLVTARWDRNSSLGAWNYSIPLDASTETCDWPRFLGTAPKIPWNAERFFQWRKWKDYGSGVAGDLFVHLFSGTHFITGAHGPTRAMATGGLRYWKDGRDADDVLLALFDYPQDFNLSLHVNFVDGGEESEGFLFTGSEGQMEIDGSTQTVTVHRVPPAKEPGYTVSTFADSMQKAYIEQYRQKYPLEHPDGPPPRHVESFTAPAGYSDSYDHFHNFFAAVRSRKPVVEDPVFGFRAAGAALLSNLSVQKDSVVHWDPEAMKLV